A region of Sulfurimonas sp. DNA encodes the following proteins:
- a CDS encoding tetratricopeptide repeat protein: MIYKIFITLFATLLFNQAYALSNFELERLSDIDYRDNTNTKINDINLKNISIKFNKKNKVKSYTDEEGHYIPAHNSIEGYVLKGNVKKKFLSEKYVYGSGENVFDISCSKNGSNYLILMIQSYNSGIRFGSLEFITHIYQINENGLSEIKEKNISILGSGGEIVFDPSWTPHYKYYNKKLLLKRLYETKLCAEPALTIKQLGNNKGDIKEITKNYLKNYLIIDSISGKTLTSYNNIAYYLEKAKAYPEAIYLLEKIIDKYPNRTVAYINLGDAYWGLKNKEKAKQAYSTYIKQMKEKGKERKIPKVVLERIK; the protein is encoded by the coding sequence ATGATATATAAGATTTTTATAACACTATTCGCTACATTATTATTTAATCAGGCTTATGCACTGAGTAATTTTGAGCTTGAAAGATTATCTGATATTGATTATCGTGATAATACAAATACGAAAATAAATGATATAAATTTAAAAAATATTTCTATTAAGTTTAATAAAAAAAATAAAGTAAAATCTTATACTGATGAAGAAGGACATTATATCCCCGCACATAATAGTATTGAAGGTTATGTATTAAAGGGGAATGTGAAAAAAAAATTCCTTAGTGAAAAATATGTCTATGGATCAGGAGAAAATGTCTTTGATATTTCTTGTTCAAAAAATGGAAGTAACTATTTAATTCTAATGATTCAAAGTTACAATAGTGGCATACGTTTTGGCTCTCTTGAGTTTATAACACATATCTATCAAATTAATGAAAATGGATTAAGTGAAATAAAGGAGAAAAATATAAGTATTTTGGGTTCTGGTGGTGAAATAGTTTTTGATCCATCGTGGACACCGCATTATAAATACTACAACAAAAAACTACTTTTGAAACGTCTATATGAAACAAAGCTTTGTGCAGAACCTGCTTTAACAATAAAACAACTAGGGAACAATAAAGGTGATATAAAAGAGATTACTAAAAATTATTTAAAAAATTATTTAATTATAGATTCAATATCTGGAAAAACTCTAACTTCATACAACAACATAGCATACTACCTAGAAAAAGCAAAAGCCTATCCAGAAGCAATCTACCTCCTAGAAAAAATCATAGATAAATATCCAAACAGAACAGTAGCCTACATTAATCTAGGAGATGCTTATTGGGGTTTAAAAAACAAAGAAAAAGCTAAACAAGCCTACAGTACATATATAAAACAGATGAAAGAAAAAGGTAAAGAGAGAAAAATTCCAAAAGTTGTTTTAGAGAGAATAAAGTAA
- a CDS encoding type VI secretion system Vgr family protein, protein MSKLIYLNNTLKQKTKLHKTITAQLKLSEYNQADTMMQGRDSYSVYELEGKSSILTGYEYKLTFISDEEINVEDIVDTETELHLRDETSPLNSKKIYGKIIEAKENGSVARKKLYQIKIVSPLHYLSLNQRYEVYQEMNVPDIISSIIAKYSVLLNIQLDVKIDTQTIPKRHTCTQYKQSDFEFIKMLCEEEGYILLIDASSNNPYTVTLCELNEHAPLNTEIIECTYNKVKTFSTSAQAQDYYENKKPSLDFNIQAGQVMHSHTFADNEVTSQLRSDIKKETLRDRLDKLDESLYKDLSRYAKIDAEQGFSQGIRVLGNSEELSVKDGVVLNLKDIKGHKNTQVIVLSVKYKATFPNALDEYAQVADDEQQAQYSVEFIAIPSDVIYRPQVITSKPRIHSIQTAIVSNTDKDTQKFANEIDVNERGEIKVIFHFDEKRPTSAYVPLSNIYSGDGYGVQFLPRVNSEVIVSFINGDIDRPIITGALHNGENRHPFNLPKEKTKSFIKTQTTPQYEDKEGYNELLFEDKQGEELLSLRAQNDYELNVLNNSNTHIANNKKTIIDNDLELTVQNDSTQTIGNDKKVNILGNEIKTIEKEQILTIKEDQEIHILKDANTIINNNQKTIIEQDLIQRIKGQVTHYIEKDQKEKYLANLFLQIEAELGIEITSSYHLNAKTIKQEAETVELEASDGISLKCGGSVLTVDGGGIHLKASKVDTNSGNAGVTASNIAIAKIEKPLYNKLRVTKVEASITKQDEITQVLTYTASVEKFEDGAWSETTELTTTQEAQINWYFIKNNDQENKDILTDNPTDDTINIKGLKMSVTLEKENIYKHGHAHAFVVDAVEEGYEVTELMRYLEVENIYHVGKIKDGSVECEATLNVEDIKEDEKAKIRWNINGKEKSELNGKTEITHDLKEEKVRDILFKAYIEGNPENAAIITLSNDVESEEKTTGDIKDEKEVSNNDS, encoded by the coding sequence ATGTCTAAACTAATTTACTTAAATAACACTCTAAAGCAAAAAACCAAACTCCATAAAACCATAACAGCCCAACTAAAACTATCTGAATATAATCAAGCAGATACTATGATGCAAGGAAGAGACTCCTATAGCGTATATGAACTAGAAGGTAAAAGTTCAATCTTAACTGGATACGAATATAAACTTACCTTCATAAGTGATGAAGAGATAAATGTAGAGGATATAGTAGATACAGAGACAGAACTACACTTAAGAGATGAAACAAGCCCACTAAACTCTAAAAAGATATATGGAAAAATCATTGAAGCTAAAGAGAATGGAAGTGTAGCAAGAAAAAAGCTTTACCAAATAAAAATAGTATCCCCTCTACACTATCTTTCACTTAACCAAAGATATGAAGTATATCAAGAGATGAATGTACCTGATATCATTTCATCTATCATTGCAAAATATTCAGTACTACTAAATATTCAACTTGATGTAAAAATAGATACTCAAACTATACCAAAGCGTCATACTTGTACACAGTATAAACAAAGTGATTTTGAATTTATTAAAATGTTGTGTGAAGAAGAAGGTTACATCCTTCTAATAGATGCATCTTCAAATAATCCATACACAGTTACCCTATGTGAACTAAACGAACATGCTCCACTAAATACAGAAATCATAGAATGTACATATAATAAAGTTAAAACATTTTCAACATCAGCACAAGCACAAGACTATTATGAAAATAAAAAGCCTTCTTTAGACTTCAATATACAAGCAGGACAAGTAATGCATAGTCATACTTTTGCTGATAATGAAGTAACATCCCAATTACGCTCAGATATAAAAAAAGAGACTCTCCGTGATAGACTTGATAAACTAGATGAGTCTCTGTATAAAGACCTCTCTCGTTATGCAAAGATAGATGCAGAGCAAGGTTTTTCACAAGGTATTAGAGTCCTAGGAAACTCAGAAGAATTAAGTGTTAAAGATGGAGTAGTTCTAAACCTAAAAGATATTAAAGGACATAAAAATACTCAAGTAATTGTTCTAAGTGTAAAGTATAAAGCAACATTTCCAAATGCCTTAGATGAGTATGCTCAAGTTGCAGATGATGAACAACAAGCACAGTACAGTGTAGAGTTCATAGCAATCCCAAGTGATGTTATATATAGACCCCAAGTAATTACTTCCAAACCACGAATCCACTCTATACAAACAGCAATAGTTTCAAATACAGATAAAGATACTCAAAAGTTTGCAAATGAAATAGATGTAAACGAAAGAGGAGAGATAAAAGTAATATTTCACTTTGATGAAAAGAGACCTACCTCTGCTTATGTACCACTCTCAAATATTTATAGTGGAGATGGCTACGGCGTACAGTTCTTACCTAGAGTTAACTCTGAAGTAATAGTAAGCTTTATAAATGGAGATATAGATAGACCAATAATAACGGGAGCCTTGCACAATGGAGAAAACCGACATCCATTTAACCTGCCAAAAGAAAAAACAAAGTCATTTATAAAAACCCAAACAACACCCCAATATGAAGATAAAGAGGGATATAATGAACTACTCTTTGAAGATAAACAAGGAGAAGAGTTACTAAGCCTAAGAGCACAGAATGATTATGAACTAAATGTACTAAACAATAGTAATACACATATAGCAAACAATAAAAAGACAATCATAGATAATGACCTAGAACTCACTGTCCAAAACGATTCAACCCAAACAATAGGAAATGATAAGAAAGTAAATATACTAGGTAATGAGATAAAGACAATAGAAAAAGAGCAAATACTAACAATCAAAGAAGACCAAGAGATACATATACTTAAAGATGCTAACACCATCATCAATAATAATCAAAAAACAATCATAGAACAAGATCTTATCCAAAGGATAAAAGGTCAAGTAACTCACTATATAGAAAAAGATCAAAAAGAGAAATACTTAGCAAATCTATTTTTACAAATAGAAGCAGAACTTGGGATTGAAATAACAAGTTCTTACCATTTAAACGCAAAAACAATTAAACAAGAAGCTGAAACTGTAGAACTAGAAGCAAGTGATGGAATAAGCCTAAAGTGTGGGGGAAGTGTTCTAACTGTAGATGGAGGAGGGATTCATCTAAAAGCATCAAAAGTTGATACTAACTCAGGAAATGCAGGAGTAACAGCGAGTAACATTGCTATTGCTAAAATAGAAAAACCACTTTATAATAAACTCAGAGTTACAAAAGTTGAAGCAAGCATTACTAAACAAGATGAGATTACCCAAGTATTAACATATACAGCTAGTGTAGAAAAGTTTGAAGATGGTGCATGGAGTGAAACAACAGAACTTACAACAACACAAGAGGCACAAATCAACTGGTACTTCATTAAAAATAATGACCAAGAGAATAAAGATATATTAACAGACAACCCAACAGACGATACCATTAACATCAAAGGTTTAAAAATGTCTGTTACACTCGAAAAAGAGAATATCTATAAACACGGACATGCTCATGCATTTGTAGTTGATGCAGTTGAAGAGGGATATGAAGTTACTGAACTTATGCGTTATCTTGAAGTAGAAAATATTTATCATGTAGGAAAAATAAAAGATGGTTCAGTAGAATGTGAAGCAACATTAAATGTTGAAGATATTAAAGAAGATGAAAAAGCAAAAATTCGTTGGAACATTAACGGAAAAGAGAAATCAGAGCTAAATGGAAAAACAGAGATAACACACGATTTAAAAGAAGAGAAAGTTAGAGATATTCTCTTTAAAGCTTATATCGAAGGAAATCCTGAAAATGCAGCTATTATTACTTTGAGTAATGATGTTGAAAGTGAAGAGAAAACAACAGGCGACATTAAGGATGAAAAGGAAGTTTCAAATAATGATTCTTAA
- a CDS encoding phospholipase effector Tle1 domain-containing protein, whose protein sequence is MAKKEKRALGAVAFNEDAMILIAQALTGNEASTNSNAQCASFNEKIRWAYLLVGYKESQELRKANKDNESLLDAIKSKYAPLVKSAIDENAVSERSKIKQQMVVKSGKHINLVHSVACSSTSLEGLLKVYHMNAQAKTLDAVHKEKGAMRTRMVLPFSTKECHKLIQKEKGKTEGSYKHHAFAVVAWAYGYKGEDDKLELIKAQNPIIALLPKIRFECGLFFDGTNNNKFNTQMRLDYEQFINEKIVNIDSGVYPDESWEQLIMRKDIPKSKVLPLIFKDLKENIGSYGHISISEKKYDGGSWFFGMWQDKVSYDADKIYDYFRDEDSKEVDEFIVDELLPSGKDSSYTGDDTNVVKLYDLYNTQVNNSSHKEQHLYKCYRKKLYITGAGTYDSRKTGKKEEDEVFRGSALAMFSTGVVTKVEQACKDLRRELKGFSTGYIDTLVLDVFGFSRGAAEARHFVGSISKELDTVFEREVTDKKGKTYIEYELSKNGENLYPYLIKEGNDEKDQIIIDRIIFRFVGIFDTVPHYGLIQKNDAEDLDLKLHHKKVSRVVHLTAQQEYRYNFDLFSIKTSSSEQLPKHFEEKEFFGAHSDVGGGYGDDNDELRNLPTQFFHDIDPSFDKKVISKLKKWNKLYSWVKDAKFEFINNKKEFLKDIDSKKIADGFYIDKWENEGDENMEDDTTYYIYMYRKSIDAEYAQIPFEYMFEKAKKLVPMKNLGKLTYKNMKELEKAKVLDLDDAYLKKFKSQFLHHSSTSGIAHHPNSGDENILYGKRDVHYV, encoded by the coding sequence ATGGCAAAAAAAGAGAAACGAGCCTTAGGAGCCGTAGCCTTTAACGAAGATGCTATGATATTAATTGCCCAAGCTTTAACAGGAAATGAAGCGAGTACAAACTCAAACGCTCAATGTGCTTCTTTTAATGAAAAAATCCGATGGGCTTATTTGCTTGTTGGATATAAAGAGAGTCAAGAGTTACGAAAAGCTAACAAAGATAACGAGTCTCTTCTAGATGCCATTAAAAGTAAGTATGCCCCCTTAGTTAAATCTGCTATTGATGAAAACGCAGTGAGTGAACGAAGTAAGATAAAACAGCAGATGGTTGTTAAAAGTGGGAAACATATTAACTTAGTTCACTCCGTTGCATGTTCTAGCACCTCTTTAGAAGGGTTACTAAAAGTTTATCATATGAATGCACAAGCAAAGACCTTAGATGCTGTCCATAAAGAAAAAGGTGCAATGAGAACAAGAATGGTTCTTCCTTTTTCTACAAAAGAGTGTCATAAACTTATTCAAAAAGAAAAAGGTAAAACAGAAGGTTCTTATAAACATCACGCTTTTGCAGTAGTAGCGTGGGCTTATGGTTACAAAGGTGAAGATGATAAGTTAGAGCTTATAAAAGCACAAAACCCTATCATAGCTCTTCTTCCAAAAATCCGCTTTGAGTGTGGTCTGTTTTTTGATGGAACCAATAATAATAAGTTTAATACACAGATGCGTTTGGATTATGAACAATTTATTAATGAGAAAATAGTGAATATAGATTCAGGGGTATATCCAGATGAAAGTTGGGAACAACTAATAATGAGGAAAGATATTCCAAAATCAAAAGTCTTACCTCTAATCTTCAAAGACCTAAAAGAAAACATAGGTTCCTACGGTCACATTTCAATATCCGAAAAAAAGTATGATGGTGGAAGCTGGTTTTTTGGAATGTGGCAAGACAAAGTCTCTTACGATGCTGATAAGATATATGATTATTTTCGTGATGAAGATTCAAAAGAGGTAGATGAGTTTATTGTTGATGAGCTTCTACCAAGTGGAAAAGATTCTAGTTATACAGGGGATGACACTAATGTTGTTAAACTGTATGATTTGTATAACACACAAGTAAATAATTCAAGTCATAAAGAACAGCATCTTTACAAATGTTACAGAAAAAAGCTCTACATTACTGGTGCTGGAACTTATGACAGTAGAAAAACTGGTAAAAAAGAGGAAGATGAAGTGTTCCGTGGTTCAGCTCTTGCAATGTTTTCAACAGGCGTTGTTACTAAGGTTGAACAGGCTTGTAAAGACTTAAGAAGAGAGTTAAAAGGGTTTAGTACAGGATATATTGATACTTTAGTTTTAGATGTTTTTGGATTTTCTCGTGGAGCAGCAGAAGCTAGACATTTTGTGGGTTCAATTTCAAAAGAATTAGATACCGTGTTTGAGAGAGAAGTAACAGATAAAAAAGGTAAAACTTATATAGAATATGAACTTAGTAAAAATGGTGAAAATCTCTATCCCTATTTGATTAAAGAGGGAAATGATGAAAAAGACCAGATTATCATTGACAGAATTATTTTTCGTTTTGTAGGTATTTTTGATACGGTTCCTCATTATGGACTCATCCAAAAAAATGATGCTGAAGATTTAGATTTAAAACTACATCATAAAAAGGTCTCAAGAGTAGTTCATTTAACTGCTCAACAAGAGTACAGATATAACTTTGACCTTTTTTCTATTAAAACATCTAGTAGTGAGCAACTACCAAAGCACTTTGAAGAGAAAGAGTTTTTTGGAGCACACTCTGATGTTGGTGGTGGGTATGGCGATGATAATGATGAACTTCGTAACCTTCCGACACAATTTTTCCATGATATAGACCCTTCTTTTGATAAAAAGGTCATTTCTAAACTAAAGAAATGGAATAAATTATATTCTTGGGTTAAAGATGCAAAATTTGAATTTATAAATAATAAAAAAGAGTTTTTAAAAGATATTGACAGTAAAAAAATTGCAGATGGGTTTTATATTGATAAATGGGAAAATGAGGGAGATGAAAACATGGAAGATGATACTACATATTATATCTACATGTATAGAAAATCCATTGATGCAGAGTATGCTCAAATACCATTTGAATATATGTTTGAAAAAGCAAAGAAACTTGTTCCTATGAAAAATCTTGGAAAATTAACATACAAAAATATGAAAGAATTAGAGAAGGCTAAGGTACTTGACTTGGATGATGCGTATTTAAAGAAGTTTAAGTCACAGTTTTTACACCACTCTTCAACTTCAGGTATCGCCCACCATCCAAACAGCGGAGATGAAAATATCTTGTATGGAAAGCGTGATGTACATTATGTTTAG
- a CDS encoding type VI secretion system Vgr family protein codes for MSQLASPMNSKIHQRISAQLKLSEYNQADTIIQGRDSYSVYELEGKSSILTGYEYKLTFISDEEINVEDIVDTETQLHLRDETSPLNSKKIYGKIIEAKENGSVARKKLYQIKIVSPLHYLSLNQRYEVYQEMNVPDIISSIIAKYSVLLNIQLDVKIDTQTIPKRHTCTQYKQSDFEFIKMLCEEEGYILLIDASSNNPYTVTLCELNEHAPLNTEIIECTYNKVKTFSTSAQAQDYYENKKPSLDFNIQAGQVMHSHTFADNEVTSQLRSDIKKETLRDRLDKLDESLYKDLSRYAKIDAEQGFSQGIRVLGNSEELSVKDGVVLNLKDIKGHKNTQVIVLSVKYKATFPNALDEYAQVADDEQQAQYSVEFIAIPSDVIYRPQVITSKPRIHSIQTAIVSNTDKDTQKFANEIDVNERGEIKVIFHFDEKRPTSAYVPLSNIYSGDGYGVQFLPRVNSEVIVSFINGDIDRPIITGALHNGENRHPFNLPKEKTKSFIKTQTTPQYEDKEGYNELLFEDKQGEELLSLRAQNDYELNVLNNSNTHIANNKKIIIDNDLELSVQNDSTQTIGNDKKVNILGNEIKTIEKEQILTIKEDQEIHILKDANTIINNNQKTIIEQDLIQRIKGQVTHYIEKDQKEKYLANLFLQIEAELGIEITSSYHLNAKTIKQEAETVEIEASDGISLKCGGSVLTVDGGGIHLKASKVDTNSGNAGVTASNITIAKIEKPLYNKLKVTKVEASITKQDEITQVLTYTASVEKFEDGAWSETTELTTTQEAQINWYFIKNNDQENKDILTDNPTDDTINSKGLKMSVTLEKENVYKHGHAHAFVVDAVEEGYEVTELKRYLEVEDILVNITNNDNKEFEAQAIYNVDEITEEEKAETRWTVEGKDVPASNVKGTMTHTYKGEKLDPKITAYIETTQMNVAVAHANFADSEEEINGEEKSNE; via the coding sequence ATGTCACAACTAGCATCTCCCATGAACAGTAAAATCCACCAACGAATCTCAGCCCAACTAAAACTATCTGAATATAATCAAGCAGATACTATTATACAAGGAAGAGACTCCTATAGCGTATATGAACTAGAAGGTAAAAGTTCAATCTTAACTGGGTACGAATATAAACTTACCTTTATAAGTGATGAAGAGATAAATGTAGAGGATATAGTAGATACAGAAACGCAACTACACTTAAGAGATGAAACAAGCCCACTAAACTCTAAAAAGATATATGGAAAAATCATTGAAGCTAAAGAGAATGGAAGTGTAGCAAGAAAAAAGCTTTACCAAATAAAAATAGTATCCCCTCTACACTATCTTTCACTTAACCAAAGATATGAAGTTTATCAAGAGATGAATGTACCTGATATCATTTCATCTATCATTGCAAAATATTCAGTACTACTAAATATTCAACTTGATGTAAAAATAGATACTCAAACTATACCTAAGCGTCATACTTGTACACAGTATAAACAAAGTGATTTTGAATTTATTAAAATGTTGTGTGAAGAAGAAGGTTACATCCTTCTAATAGATGCATCTTCAAATAATCCATACACAGTTACCCTATGTGAACTAAACGAACATGCTCCACTAAATACAGAAATCATAGAATGTACATATAATAAAGTTAAAACATTTTCAACATCAGCACAAGCACAAGACTATTATGAAAATAAAAAGCCTTCCTTAGACTTCAATATACAAGCAGGACAAGTAATGCATAGTCATACTTTTGCTGATAATGAAGTAACATCCCAATTACGCTCAGATATAAAAAAAGAGACTCTCCGTGATAGACTTGATAAACTAGATGAGTCTCTGTATAAAGACCTCTCTCGTTATGCAAAGATAGATGCAGAACAAGGTTTTTCACAAGGTATTAGAGTTCTAGGAAACTCAGAAGAATTAAGTGTTAAAGATGGAGTGGTGCTAAACCTAAAAGATATTAAAGGACATAAGAATACTCAAGTAATTGTTCTAAGTGTAAAGTATAAAGCAACATTTCCAAATGCCTTAGATGAGTATGCTCAAGTTGCAGATGATGAACAACAAGCACAGTACAGTGTAGAGTTCATAGCAATCCCAAGTGATGTTATATATAGACCCCAAGTAATTACTTCTAAACCACGAATCCACTCTATACAAACAGCAATAGTTTCAAATACAGATAAAGATACTCAAAAGTTTGCAAATGAAATAGATGTAAACGAAAGAGGAGAGATAAAAGTAATATTTCACTTTGATGAAAAGAGACCTACCTCTGCTTATGTACCACTCTCAAATATTTATAGTGGAGATGGCTACGGCGTACAGTTCTTACCTAGAGTTAACTCTGAAGTAATAGTAAGCTTTATAAATGGAGATATAGATAGACCAATAATAACGGGAGCTTTGCACAATGGAGAGAACCGACATCCATTTAACCTGCCAAAAGAAAAAACAAAGTCATTTATAAAAACCCAAACAACACCCCAATACGAAGATAAAGAGGGATACAATGAACTACTCTTTGAAGATAAACAAGGAGAAGAGTTACTAAGCCTAAGAGCACAGAATGATTATGAACTAAATGTACTAAACAATAGTAATACACATATAGCAAACAATAAAAAAATAATCATAGATAATGACCTAGAACTCTCTGTCCAAAACGATTCAACCCAAACAATAGGAAATGATAAGAAAGTAAATATACTAGGTAATGAGATAAAGACAATAGAAAAAGAGCAAATACTAACAATCAAAGAAGACCAAGAGATACATATACTTAAAGATGCTAACACCATCATCAATAATAATCAAAAAACAATCATAGAACAAGATCTTATCCAAAGGATAAAAGGTCAAGTAACTCACTATATAGAAAAAGACCAAAAAGAAAAATACTTAGCAAATCTATTTTTACAAATAGAAGCAGAACTTGGGATTGAAATAACAAGTTCTTACCATTTAAACGCAAAAACAATTAAACAAGAAGCTGAAACTGTAGAAATAGAAGCAAGTGATGGAATAAGCCTAAAGTGTGGGGGAAGTGTTCTAACGGTAGACGGAGGAGGGATTCATCTAAAAGCATCAAAAGTTGATACTAACTCAGGAAATGCAGGAGTAACAGCGAGTAACATTACTATTGCTAAAATAGAAAAACCACTTTATAATAAACTCAAAGTTACAAAAGTTGAAGCAAGCATTACTAAACAAGATGAGATTACCCAAGTATTAACATACACAGCAAGTGTAGAAAAGTTTGAAGATGGTGCATGGAGTGAAACAACAGAACTTACAACAACACAAGAGGCACAAATCAACTGGTACTTCATTAAAAACAATGACCAAGAGAATAAAGATATATTAACAGATAACCCAACAGACGATACCATTAACAGCAAAGGTTTAAAAATGTCTGTTACACTAGAAAAAGAGAATGTCTATAAACACGGACATGCTCATGCATTTGTAGTTGATGCAGTTGAAGAGGGATATGAAGTTACTGAACTTAAGCGTTATCTTGAGGTAGAAGATATTCTCGTTAATATTACGAACAATGACAATAAAGAGTTTGAAGCTCAAGCAATATATAATGTTGATGAGATTACTGAAGAAGAAAAAGCAGAAACAAGATGGACAGTAGAAGGTAAAGATGTTCCTGCGTCAAATGTAAAAGGGACAATGACTCATACCTATAAGGGTGAAAAACTAGACCCTAAAATAACAGCATATATAGAAACAACTCAAATGAATGTTGCCGTTGCACATGCCAATTTTGCAGATAGTGAAGAAGAGATAAATGGAGAAGAAAAAAGTAATGAATAG
- a CDS encoding tetratricopeptide repeat protein, with protein MNRFLLITLFLLTALNADVSICTDKLETTNKYIECLKKEVNNSKSVEDINFLAGYLVTKNRFDEAINLYKQVTLQDDAKAMYYLGGIYEEQKKEYDLAVKWFKKAADKNYKDSVFRVGSILEKELLKEDEAIAYYQEWIKKGNVEAYNYLGNLYLDKEDFQKAKKEYLKGAKKASKESYYLLGSLHEAYIENGLDDAIDYYKEGAELGEYKSIYNLAVLYDNMAKYDKSQIWYKRAMALNNKDAYFGYGHMLRKKGDLKGALSALEELGKLGDGRGYWGMAQIYINEYNDFEKCKEYCLKTIENGNARGASLLGYIYSNDFKDKEKAIKWYTKAYEMKDCKGTENLVIVYEKLNDENKSMEWLDKADAIGCGFAGFRRGYDYHDKKDYKNAIKWYKRSAKLGSMKAANNLGNIYQRDLKDKEKAIYWYKKASKLGSKRAKKQLKKLKAQK; from the coding sequence ATGAATAGATTTTTATTAATAACGTTATTTTTACTAACAGCATTAAATGCTGATGTTTCAATATGTACAGATAAGTTAGAAACTACAAATAAATATATAGAGTGTTTAAAAAAAGAAGTTAATAATAGTAAATCTGTAGAAGATATAAACTTCTTAGCAGGTTACCTTGTTACTAAAAATAGATTTGATGAAGCTATTAATCTTTACAAACAAGTAACTCTTCAAGATGATGCAAAAGCTATGTACTATCTTGGTGGAATTTATGAAGAGCAGAAAAAAGAGTATGACCTTGCAGTAAAATGGTTTAAAAAAGCAGCAGATAAAAATTATAAAGATTCAGTATTTAGAGTAGGTTCAATCTTAGAAAAAGAGCTACTTAAAGAAGATGAAGCTATTGCTTATTATCAAGAGTGGATAAAAAAAGGTAATGTTGAAGCATATAACTATCTTGGGAATCTCTACCTAGATAAAGAGGACTTTCAAAAAGCAAAGAAAGAGTACCTAAAAGGTGCTAAAAAAGCTTCCAAAGAATCTTACTACCTTTTAGGAAGTCTTCATGAAGCCTATATAGAAAATGGACTTGATGATGCAATTGATTATTATAAAGAAGGGGCAGAGTTAGGTGAGTATAAGTCTATTTATAATCTAGCAGTGCTGTATGATAATATGGCTAAATATGATAAATCTCAAATATGGTATAAAAGGGCAATGGCACTTAATAATAAAGATGCTTATTTTGGATATGGTCATATGCTTAGAAAGAAAGGCGACTTAAAAGGGGCATTAAGTGCCTTAGAAGAGCTTGGTAAACTTGGTGATGGTCGAGGATATTGGGGAATGGCTCAAATATATATCAATGAATACAATGATTTTGAAAAATGTAAAGAGTATTGTTTGAAAACTATTGAGAATGGAAATGCAAGAGGGGCTAGTTTACTTGGATATATTTATTCAAACGACTTTAAAGATAAAGAAAAAGCTATTAAATGGTACACAAAAGCTTATGAAATGAAAGATTGCAAAGGAACCGAAAATCTAGTCATAGTTTATGAAAAATTAAATGATGAAAACAAATCTATGGAATGGCTAGATAAAGCAGATGCCATAGGGTGTGGCTTTGCTGGGTTTAGACGCGGATATGATTATCATGATAAAAAAGATTATAAAAATGCAATAAAATGGTATAAAAGAAGTGCTAAACTAGGAAGTATGAAAGCAGCTAATAATCTTGGAAATATTTATCAAAGAGATTTAAAAGACAAAGAAAAAGCAATTTATTGGTATAAAAAAGCTTCTAAACTTGGTAGCAAACGTGCAAAAAAACAACTAAAAAAACTAAAGGCACAAAAATAA